Proteins encoded together in one uncultured Desulfosarcina sp. window:
- a CDS encoding FGGY-family carbohydrate kinase, whose translation MNEKDLLLSIDNGTQSLKALVFDVRGSLLAKKQVLFTPYFSDRPGWAEQDPLVFWNALCRACQGVFAESGIEKSRIAGVSVTTQRGTVVNLDKAGQPLRPAILWLDQRKCQGQPPLGGAWGLLFKAARLSDTLAYFQSEVEACWIARNQPEIWSRTHKFLLLSGYLNYRLTGSYVDSVGSQVGYLPFDYKRLRWARSWDWKWRCVPVRLEQLPQLFPSGQILGAVSRAASRETGIPEGLPVVAAAADKACEVIGSGSLDPSVGCLSYGTTATVNITHRRYIEPIPLLPAYPSAIPGFHAVEVQVFRGFWMVNWFKEEFGLPEQLAAEKTGVAPEDLFENLIKDVPPGSLGLMLQPFWTPGIRKPGPEAKGAVIGFGDIHTRAHLYRSILEGLAYALREGKERIERRSKIPICSLRVSGGGSQSDLAMQLTADVFGLPTTRPHLYETSGLGAAIDSAVGLGLHPDFETAVTAMTHTGDRFEPNASNQKLYDELYRKVYKRMYRRLQPLYQKIREITGYPE comes from the coding sequence ATGAATGAAAAAGACCTTCTGCTTTCCATCGACAACGGCACCCAAAGCCTCAAGGCTTTGGTCTTCGATGTCCGCGGCAGTCTGCTGGCCAAAAAGCAGGTGCTGTTCACCCCCTATTTTTCGGACCGGCCCGGTTGGGCGGAGCAGGACCCCCTGGTATTCTGGAATGCTTTGTGCCGGGCATGCCAAGGTGTTTTTGCCGAATCGGGAATCGAAAAATCACGGATCGCCGGGGTCTCGGTTACCACCCAACGGGGAACGGTGGTCAACCTGGATAAGGCGGGCCAACCGCTCAGGCCGGCCATTTTATGGCTGGATCAACGCAAATGCCAAGGCCAGCCGCCCTTGGGGGGGGCTTGGGGCCTGCTGTTCAAGGCGGCCCGGCTAAGTGACACGCTGGCCTATTTCCAATCCGAGGTCGAGGCCTGCTGGATTGCCAGAAACCAGCCCGAAATCTGGTCCCGCACCCATAAGTTCCTCCTGCTTTCAGGGTACCTCAACTATCGGCTGACCGGCAGTTATGTGGATTCCGTCGGCAGTCAGGTCGGTTATCTGCCCTTCGACTACAAACGGCTGCGATGGGCCCGATCCTGGGACTGGAAGTGGCGCTGTGTACCGGTGCGTCTGGAGCAGCTTCCGCAACTGTTCCCGTCGGGGCAAATCCTGGGGGCGGTGAGCCGGGCCGCCAGCCGGGAAACGGGCATTCCCGAGGGTCTGCCGGTGGTGGCCGCCGCGGCGGACAAGGCTTGTGAAGTGATCGGCTCCGGCAGCCTCGATCCATCGGTGGGCTGTTTGAGTTATGGCACCACCGCCACGGTCAACATTACGCATCGGCGCTACATCGAGCCTATTCCCCTGCTGCCGGCCTATCCCAGCGCCATCCCCGGATTCCATGCTGTGGAGGTCCAGGTATTTCGCGGGTTCTGGATGGTCAACTGGTTCAAGGAGGAGTTCGGCCTTCCGGAACAACTGGCGGCGGAAAAAACCGGGGTGGCCCCGGAAGACCTGTTCGAGAACCTGATCAAGGACGTTCCTCCCGGCTCTCTGGGTCTCATGCTCCAGCCGTTCTGGACGCCCGGCATCCGCAAGCCGGGACCGGAGGCCAAAGGCGCCGTGATCGGTTTTGGCGACATCCATACCCGCGCCCACCTGTACCGATCGATTCTGGAGGGGTTGGCCTATGCCCTGCGGGAAGGCAAGGAGCGCATCGAGCGGCGCAGCAAGATCCCCATTTGCAGCCTGCGTGTATCTGGCGGCGGCAGCCAGAGCGATCTGGCCATGCAGCTGACGGCGGACGTTTTTGGCCTGCCCACCACCCGGCCCCACCTCTATGAAACCTCCGGGCTGGGTGCCGCCATCGACAGCGCCGTCGGACTGGGATTGCATCCGGATTTCGAAACCGCCGTGACCGCCATGACCCATACCGGGGACCGGTTTGAACCCAATGCTTCCAACCAGAAGCTCTACGACGAGCTGTACCGCAAGGTGTACAAACGGATGTATCGCCGCCTGCAGCCGCTTTACCAGAAAATTCGCGAAATTACCGGATACCCCGAATAG
- the recN gene encoding DNA repair protein RecN, which translates to MLKELLIKNFAIIDDLSIRFEDGLTVLSGETGAGKSIIINAVNLILGARASAKMIRDGFETAELSAFFEIPENSPAAAVMGDNGYAPEDGLMVRRIISSNDRHRVYINDRMATMQMLAAITENLASISGQHANQGLLKEESHLAVLDRFGGLLPQVQKVSELYGQMVPLCQSLDDLNARKENQEKEMALLQYQAAEIADADIGSDEDESLEKERLRLKNAVFLHQAVFSAIESLYGADGAILEQLGEVRKQLEKAAELDEGVSPAVQGLSDSLFALEDVTETLRSYLGSLDTESESLEAVESRLDLINRLKRKYGGSLEALFRKRDAIDAELAAISDIDGEIERAQTKLKAYHDELADCALRLSAERRRVARRFAKSVEKELAGLKMAGTRFDVEFSRTPCGRQTSPWLCADGHLLSAAGIDQAVFMIAPNVGESLKPLAAIASGGELSRVVLALKAILAGTDAVGTVIFDEVDAGIGGAVAETVGKKLNALAGKHQLICITHLPQIARFGGHHYFIEKCVKKGRTTTTIRPMDKEARIREIARMLGGETITPTALEHARAMMA; encoded by the coding sequence ATGCTTAAAGAACTGCTGATCAAAAATTTTGCCATCATCGACGACCTGAGCATTCGCTTCGAGGATGGGCTGACCGTTCTGAGCGGCGAAACCGGCGCCGGAAAATCGATTATCATCAATGCAGTCAACCTGATCCTGGGGGCCCGGGCCAGCGCCAAAATGATCCGTGACGGCTTCGAGACCGCCGAATTGTCCGCCTTTTTCGAAATCCCCGAGAACTCTCCGGCAGCAGCCGTTATGGGCGATAACGGTTACGCGCCCGAAGACGGTCTGATGGTTCGCCGGATCATCTCCAGCAATGATCGCCATCGCGTTTACATCAACGACCGCATGGCCACCATGCAGATGCTGGCCGCCATTACGGAGAACCTGGCCAGCATTTCCGGCCAGCACGCCAATCAGGGGTTGCTGAAGGAGGAAAGCCACCTGGCGGTCTTGGATCGATTCGGAGGGCTGCTGCCGCAAGTCCAAAAGGTGTCGGAGCTTTACGGTCAAATGGTGCCGTTGTGCCAGTCTCTGGACGACCTGAATGCCAGAAAAGAGAATCAGGAAAAAGAGATGGCGTTGCTGCAGTACCAGGCCGCCGAGATCGCTGACGCCGATATTGGATCGGACGAGGATGAATCACTGGAAAAGGAGCGGCTGCGGCTTAAAAATGCAGTGTTTTTGCATCAGGCGGTTTTTTCTGCTATCGAGTCCCTTTACGGCGCCGATGGCGCCATTCTGGAGCAGCTCGGTGAAGTGCGCAAGCAACTGGAAAAGGCCGCCGAGCTGGATGAGGGGGTGTCCCCGGCGGTCCAGGGGCTATCCGACAGCCTTTTTGCCTTGGAGGACGTGACCGAAACCTTGCGCTCCTATCTGGGGAGCCTGGATACCGAATCGGAAAGCCTCGAAGCGGTGGAGAGCCGCCTGGATCTGATCAATCGATTGAAGCGCAAGTACGGCGGCTCGTTGGAGGCGCTTTTCCGAAAACGGGATGCCATCGATGCCGAACTGGCGGCGATTTCCGATATCGATGGCGAAATCGAGCGGGCACAGACGAAGCTGAAGGCCTACCATGACGAGTTGGCCGACTGTGCCCTGCGGCTGTCGGCCGAGCGCCGGCGGGTGGCCCGCCGCTTTGCCAAATCCGTCGAGAAGGAACTGGCCGGCTTGAAGATGGCCGGCACCCGCTTCGATGTGGAGTTCTCCCGGACGCCCTGCGGCAGGCAAACTTCCCCTTGGCTTTGTGCCGATGGGCACCTGCTGTCGGCTGCCGGCATCGATCAGGCGGTTTTCATGATCGCCCCCAATGTGGGCGAGTCGCTGAAACCGTTGGCTGCGATCGCCTCGGGAGGGGAGCTTTCCCGCGTAGTTCTGGCGCTGAAGGCCATTCTGGCGGGAACGGATGCGGTGGGGACGGTGATTTTTGACGAGGTGGATGCGGGTATCGGCGGCGCCGTGGCCGAAACGGTGGGGAAAAAATTGAATGCCTTGGCCGGCAAACACCAACTGATCTGCATTACCCATCTTCCCCAGATCGCCCGTTTTGGCGGCCATCACTATTTCATTGAAAAATGCGTGAAGAAGGGCCGGACGACCACCACCATCCGGCCGATGGACAAGGAAGCGCGCATCCGGGAGATTGCCCGCATGCTGGGCGGGGAGACGATTACGCCGACGGCACTGGAGCATGCTAGAGCAATGATGGCTTGA
- a CDS encoding zinc ribbon domain-containing protein, which translates to MPIYEFKCQDCDEYMEILVMNKQDEVEMVCSKCGSGNLERILSSTNHAIAGGGGGQPTQSGVSSQTRTCSSGSCTTYTIPGPA; encoded by the coding sequence ATGCCTATATACGAATTCAAATGCCAGGACTGTGATGAATATATGGAAATCCTGGTTATGAACAAGCAGGATGAAGTGGAAATGGTGTGCTCGAAATGCGGCTCCGGCAACCTGGAGCGGATTCTTTCTTCCACCAATCACGCCATTGCCGGGGGCGGAGGCGGACAGCCCACGCAATCCGGCGTTAGCTCTCAGACCCGGACGTGCAGTTCGGGGTCATGCACCACCTACACCATTCCCGGACCGGCGTAA
- a CDS encoding SH3 domain-containing protein gives MKQTLWIVFTLFSVLAAASVAQAERLSVKTDIANVRSGPNTSDAVIWQVEKYHPLNVVRTQGDWCLFEDFEGDRGWIHRSLLDTTRTVIVKKNKCNVRSGPGTGNAIRFTVDKGIPFKVIEEKGDWLHVIHADGDKGWLHRALLW, from the coding sequence GTGAAACAGACGCTGTGGATTGTTTTCACGTTGTTTTCGGTGCTGGCTGCGGCGAGTGTCGCGCAGGCCGAACGGTTGAGCGTCAAGACCGATATCGCCAACGTCCGTTCGGGACCGAACACAAGCGATGCGGTCATCTGGCAGGTGGAGAAGTATCATCCCCTGAACGTGGTGCGCACCCAGGGCGACTGGTGCCTGTTCGAGGATTTTGAAGGGGATCGCGGGTGGATCCATCGCTCGTTGCTCGACACGACCAGAACCGTAATCGTCAAGAAAAACAAATGCAACGTCCGTTCTGGACCGGGAACCGGCAACGCGATCCGCTTTACCGTGGACAAGGGGATCCCCTTCAAGGTGATCGAGGAAAAGGGCGATTGGCTGCATGTGATCCACGCCGACGGCGACAAAGGGTGGCTTCACCGGGCGCTGCTATGGTAA
- a CDS encoding adenosine kinase has translation MKLQQEKTRIVGLGSALVDILVHESDDFVRRIGYPKGGMTLVDMEELESILAQLSTAPVQVPGGSACNTAVGVGRLGGLSRFVGKRGNDDPGLFFQEALVQRGVEPVLLPSELPTGRVLSIITPDAQRTMITYLGASADTRPDEITADHFAGCAVAHMEGYMLFNPDLMTASLTAAKAAGSMISLDLASFTVVEQSKDLLDELIEKYVDILIANEDEALAYTGEEDEAKALDRLARHVEIAVLKVGARGSFIQESGRVCRIAAQGSNGAVDTTGAGDLWASGFLYGMVNGFDHEKSGRIASACGYEVCQVVGADISADGWTRIRKKLEG, from the coding sequence TTGAAGTTGCAGCAGGAAAAAACGCGGATTGTCGGACTGGGTTCGGCTCTGGTGGATATTCTGGTTCACGAAAGCGATGATTTTGTCCGGCGCATCGGCTACCCCAAGGGCGGTATGACCCTGGTGGACATGGAGGAGTTGGAAAGCATCCTTGCGCAGCTATCCACCGCCCCGGTCCAGGTCCCCGGCGGATCGGCATGCAACACGGCGGTCGGGGTCGGCCGTCTGGGAGGCCTATCCCGTTTTGTTGGCAAACGGGGCAACGATGATCCGGGCCTTTTTTTTCAGGAGGCTCTGGTGCAGCGGGGAGTGGAACCGGTTTTGCTGCCCTCTGAATTGCCTACCGGCAGGGTGTTGTCCATTATCACGCCTGACGCCCAGCGAACCATGATCACCTACCTGGGCGCCTCTGCGGATACCCGACCCGATGAGATTACCGCAGATCATTTTGCCGGATGCGCCGTGGCCCACATGGAGGGGTATATGCTGTTCAACCCCGACTTGATGACGGCATCACTGACGGCTGCCAAAGCGGCCGGTTCGATGATTTCGCTGGACCTGGCCAGTTTTACCGTTGTCGAGCAGTCCAAGGATCTTCTGGACGAACTCATCGAAAAGTATGTGGATATCCTCATTGCCAACGAAGACGAAGCCCTGGCCTACACCGGAGAAGAGGACGAAGCAAAGGCGCTGGACCGATTGGCCCGGCATGTCGAGATTGCCGTACTGAAAGTCGGCGCCAGGGGCAGCTTTATTCAGGAATCCGGTCGGGTCTGCCGAATCGCCGCCCAGGGCTCCAACGGGGCTGTCGATACCACTGGCGCCGGAGATCTCTGGGCCTCCGGTTTTCTATATGGTATGGTAAACGGCTTTGATCATGAGAAGAGCGGGCGGATTGCTTCCGCATGCGGATATGAAGTCTGTCAGGTGGTCGGAGCCGATATCTCCGCTGACGGGTGGACGCGAATCAGAAAAAAACTGGAGGGATAA
- a CDS encoding tetratricopeptide repeat protein has protein sequence MAKGTVTRKQLLKEPDQFITFSGKLIAFGRSHLKPILIGAGIFVALILAVAVAGQISNRNESKASQRIEQALAKYSAAFRDTDAKTAYDRVKGDFTEIFDQYGAKSAVKIARIVYGDISYNAGDADTAIAMYTQALKDLGDASSLKNIVLSGLGHAYLLKGADADAIRCFETLSRDEETTMKSGALFNLAWLYDKAGEKEKSRASYEALLAEYPNTIYGDLVKEKINS, from the coding sequence ATGGCCAAGGGAACAGTGACACGCAAACAGCTGTTGAAAGAACCGGATCAGTTTATTACGTTTTCGGGAAAGTTGATCGCTTTCGGGCGATCCCACCTGAAACCGATTCTAATCGGCGCCGGGATTTTTGTCGCTCTGATATTGGCTGTCGCGGTGGCTGGCCAGATTTCCAACCGCAACGAGAGCAAGGCCTCTCAGCGGATTGAACAAGCACTGGCCAAATATTCGGCGGCTTTTCGAGACACCGATGCCAAAACGGCCTACGATCGAGTGAAAGGCGATTTTACGGAGATTTTCGACCAATACGGGGCCAAAAGCGCGGTAAAAATTGCACGCATCGTATACGGCGACATCAGTTACAATGCCGGAGACGCCGATACCGCCATTGCCATGTACACACAGGCGCTAAAGGACTTGGGCGACGCTTCGTCACTGAAGAATATTGTGCTCAGCGGCTTGGGGCACGCCTACCTGCTCAAAGGAGCCGACGCCGATGCTATCCGCTGTTTTGAAACGCTTTCCCGGGACGAGGAAACGACGATGAAGAGCGGTGCGCTGTTCAACTTGGCCTGGCTTTACGACAAAGCCGGTGAAAAAGAAAAAAGCAGAGCCAGTTATGAGGCCCTTTTGGCCGAATACCCCAACACGATATATGGGGACCTGGTAAAAGAAAAAATCAACAGTTGA
- a CDS encoding sigma-54 dependent transcriptional regulator yields the protein METILIVDDEKNYTLILSAVLEDAGFETLTANSGPESLDILSRSDVDLVLTDMKMPGMDGIALLERIKKKDADLPVIMMTAHGTVEKAVEAMQKGAYTYILKPFDNEQLVLYVHKAVSMFRVVKENRELRSAVEDRYSFHNIIGKSKAMRNVFQVIRKVAPASATVLIEGASGTGKELVAKALHFNSPRKEKSFVAVNCSALTETLLESELFGHEKGAFTGAVSMKKGRFEIADGGTLFLDEIGELSPDLQVKLLRVLQERVIERVGGVKPVSVNIRLIAATNKSLKEEVAGGSFREDLFYRLNVVPITLPPLRERLEDIRLLVSHFIGKYSNERNTEPPVTGIDRDVEQLFYEYDWPGNVRELENVIERAVVMSPEAIIQVSDLPKDFVDNAHGTLHMDGIPLEANLYDTLALVEKNMIIRALKKANYVQAHAAELLGIGKSGLNQKIKKYNLSEKIKGR from the coding sequence ATGGAAACCATTCTAATCGTTGACGATGAAAAAAATTACACCCTGATTCTTTCGGCCGTGCTGGAAGACGCCGGTTTTGAAACCCTTACCGCCAACAGCGGCCCCGAATCCCTGGACATTTTATCCCGATCCGACGTGGACCTCGTGCTTACCGACATGAAGATGCCCGGCATGGATGGTATCGCCCTCCTCGAGCGCATTAAAAAGAAAGATGCAGACCTGCCCGTGATCATGATGACCGCCCACGGTACTGTGGAAAAAGCGGTTGAGGCCATGCAGAAAGGGGCCTACACTTACATTCTCAAGCCTTTCGACAATGAACAGCTCGTGCTGTACGTTCACAAGGCCGTTTCCATGTTCCGCGTGGTCAAAGAGAACCGCGAGCTTCGAAGTGCCGTGGAAGATCGCTACAGCTTTCATAATATCATCGGGAAAAGCAAAGCCATGCGGAATGTATTCCAGGTCATCCGCAAGGTCGCCCCGGCCTCGGCCACGGTGCTCATCGAAGGTGCCAGCGGAACGGGAAAGGAGCTGGTGGCCAAAGCCCTGCACTTCAATAGCCCCAGAAAAGAAAAATCTTTCGTGGCCGTCAATTGCTCCGCTTTGACCGAAACCCTGTTGGAAAGCGAACTGTTCGGCCATGAGAAAGGGGCCTTTACCGGTGCGGTCTCCATGAAAAAAGGGCGTTTTGAAATCGCGGACGGCGGAACCCTTTTCTTGGATGAAATCGGCGAGCTTTCTCCGGATCTGCAAGTAAAATTGCTTCGGGTGCTCCAGGAGCGGGTGATCGAGCGGGTCGGCGGCGTAAAACCGGTATCGGTAAACATCCGTCTGATTGCAGCCACCAACAAATCCTTGAAGGAAGAGGTGGCCGGCGGTTCATTCCGGGAGGACCTGTTCTATCGGCTCAATGTCGTCCCCATTACCTTGCCGCCGCTGCGGGAACGGCTGGAAGACATCCGGCTGCTGGTGAGCCACTTCATCGGCAAATACAGCAATGAGCGCAACACGGAGCCACCGGTGACCGGAATCGACCGCGATGTGGAACAGCTGTTTTACGAGTACGATTGGCCTGGAAATGTGCGCGAACTGGAGAATGTCATCGAGCGTGCGGTTGTGATGAGTCCCGAAGCGATCATTCAGGTTTCGGACCTTCCCAAGGACTTCGTCGACAATGCCCACGGGACCCTTCACATGGACGGCATCCCCCTGGAGGCCAATCTGTATGATACGCTGGCCCTGGTTGAAAAAAACATGATTATCCGGGCCTTGAAAAAAGCCAATTACGTGCAGGCCCACGCCGCAGAACTGTTGGGCATCGGCAAAAGCGGCCTGAATCAAAAAATCAAGAAATACAACCTGTCGGAAAAAATAAAGGGAAGATGA
- a CDS encoding ATP-binding protein: protein MVKYFTFTSLIVIFIGTIILSVLNTHWVRAIQYQKSEEYALLLIENLNHQVFLQFILPVGLKYGKIELRNQEQFERMDSVVRSTLHSFNVEMVNIYSKNDIIAYSFSSELVGVENLGGSSYNNALEGKSSSKLVQRGTLWEIFLGIPKEIKIVTFAPLRAERPLSPISGPVLGVIEIRQDLSLDYRKIFKYQVMVIATISIVMGILLLTLIYVVKRGEGIIEKRAVERLRLKEQLAKSKHLSSLGEMVAGVSHEIRNPLGIISSSAELLKKRMNPEDALNAITDIIVTEARRLNNIITDFLNYARPTPPNRTPCRIDRVITKNIQFLEPQIKKNGYIIKTTFTDEIPEIMADGDMLYQAFLNLLINGMQAMPDGGIIEVSIEKQDNALWVSIEDEGGGVPPQAMEKVWDPFFTTKEKGTGLGLGIVRNIIESHDGRIRIDNRKEKGARVTVRFPLDE, encoded by the coding sequence TTGGTAAAATACTTTACGTTTACCAGCCTGATCGTCATTTTCATTGGCACCATCATCCTTTCCGTGCTCAACACGCACTGGGTACGCGCAATCCAGTACCAGAAAAGCGAAGAGTATGCCCTCCTGCTCATCGAAAACCTGAACCACCAGGTTTTTTTGCAGTTTATTCTGCCCGTAGGGTTGAAATACGGAAAAATTGAGTTGAGGAATCAGGAACAGTTCGAGCGGATGGACAGCGTCGTTCGAAGCACGCTGCACAGTTTCAATGTCGAAATGGTCAATATATACAGCAAAAACGACATCATCGCCTATAGTTTTTCGTCGGAACTGGTGGGGGTCGAAAATCTGGGCGGCAGTTCCTACAACAATGCGCTGGAAGGAAAATCGAGTTCCAAACTGGTTCAAAGAGGGACCCTGTGGGAAATCTTTCTGGGCATTCCCAAAGAGATCAAAATCGTCACCTTTGCCCCGCTGCGAGCCGAGCGTCCGCTGTCTCCAATCTCCGGACCGGTATTGGGCGTCATAGAAATCAGGCAGGATTTGTCCCTCGACTACCGCAAGATATTCAAATACCAGGTGATGGTTATCGCCACCATCAGCATCGTGATGGGAATTTTGCTGCTGACCTTGATTTATGTGGTCAAGCGGGGCGAGGGGATTATCGAAAAGCGGGCCGTCGAGCGCTTGCGCCTCAAGGAGCAGCTGGCCAAATCCAAGCACCTCTCCTCATTGGGGGAAATGGTGGCCGGCGTTTCCCATGAGATCAGGAACCCGCTGGGCATTATCAGCAGTTCGGCCGAGCTGTTAAAAAAAAGGATGAACCCTGAAGATGCGCTCAACGCCATCACCGATATCATTGTTACCGAAGCGCGAAGGCTGAACAACATTATCACGGATTTTCTAAACTATGCCCGGCCCACGCCCCCCAACCGGACCCCTTGCCGAATCGATCGGGTCATTACGAAAAATATCCAGTTCCTCGAACCTCAGATAAAGAAAAACGGATATATCATCAAGACAACTTTCACTGACGAAATTCCCGAAATCATGGCTGACGGGGATATGCTCTACCAGGCGTTTCTTAACTTGCTGATCAATGGAATGCAGGCCATGCCCGACGGTGGCATAATCGAGGTGTCCATCGAAAAACAAGACAATGCCCTTTGGGTGTCGATCGAAGACGAAGGCGGCGGTGTGCCGCCTCAGGCCATGGAAAAGGTCTGGGATCCCTTTTTTACCACCAAGGAAAAGGGGACCGGACTGGGATTGGGCATTGTCAGAAATATCATCGAATCCCACGACGGCAGGATTCGCATCGACAACCGCAAAGAAAAAGGCGCCCGGGTAACCGTCAGATTCCCGCTGGATGAATAG
- a CDS encoding helix-turn-helix transcriptional regulator, whose translation MVKNSLKEIRESLLMSKSELAREANVSPITITRIEEGKPCRLETKRKILLALGYGLSDSKKIFGE comes from the coding sequence ATGGTGAAGAATTCATTAAAAGAAATAAGAGAATCCCTTTTGATGAGCAAATCGGAACTGGCGAGAGAAGCGAATGTCTCTCCCATAACGATTACAAGGATCGAAGAGGGGAAACCGTGTCGGCTGGAAACCAAACGAAAGATTTTGTTGGCTTTGGGTTACGGCCTTTCCGATAGTAAAAAAATTTTTGGTGAATAA
- the pilM gene encoding type IV pilus assembly protein PilM — protein sequence MLFGKKDRLIGLDIGSRSIKAAEISETKKGKTLERFGIIDIAPGLIEDGAINNAEQVADTIRQLFKNYGIKGSNVALSVGGYSVIVKKINVQSMSEDQLQDTISFEAEQYIPFDIADVNLDFQILGENESNPNQMSVLLVAAKKEMVNDYVNLAQMAGLTPCIIDVDAFALQNIYEFNAASAQNENIALIDIGASKTSLNILKGQTSVFMRDVSLGCGQINQKISSLIDCSIEEAEQIKFGEQSEKITAGDLSDIISSVVSDWCTEIRRALDFFYSTYPDDQIKRIILSGGGGNIKEFRQLLSVETSAEVATINPFEGFYIDENRFDVEFLKRIAPQASISMGLATRKVDDK from the coding sequence ATGTTATTTGGAAAAAAAGACCGACTCATAGGCCTTGACATTGGATCCCGCAGCATCAAAGCCGCGGAAATTTCCGAGACCAAAAAGGGAAAGACCCTTGAACGGTTTGGAATTATCGACATTGCTCCCGGCCTTATTGAAGATGGCGCCATCAACAACGCAGAGCAGGTTGCCGACACGATCCGGCAGTTATTCAAGAACTACGGCATCAAAGGCAGCAATGTGGCGCTTTCCGTTGGCGGATACTCGGTGATTGTAAAGAAGATCAACGTTCAATCCATGTCGGAAGATCAGCTTCAAGACACCATCAGTTTTGAAGCGGAACAGTACATCCCCTTCGACATCGCGGATGTCAACCTCGATTTTCAAATTCTCGGTGAGAATGAAAGCAACCCCAACCAGATGAGCGTGCTGCTGGTTGCCGCCAAAAAGGAGATGGTTAACGATTATGTCAATCTCGCCCAGATGGCCGGATTGACGCCGTGTATCATCGACGTGGACGCTTTCGCCCTGCAGAATATATACGAATTCAATGCCGCTTCCGCCCAGAATGAAAATATCGCGCTCATCGATATCGGGGCAAGCAAAACCTCCCTGAATATTCTAAAAGGCCAAACTTCCGTTTTCATGCGAGACGTGTCGTTGGGCTGCGGCCAGATCAATCAGAAAATCTCTTCGTTGATTGACTGCTCGATAGAAGAGGCCGAGCAGATCAAGTTTGGCGAGCAGTCCGAGAAAATTACAGCCGGTGATCTTTCGGACATCATCTCATCCGTTGTTTCGGACTGGTGTACAGAAATCAGGCGAGCCCTGGACTTTTTCTATTCGACCTATCCCGACGATCAGATCAAAAGGATAATTCTCAGCGGTGGCGGTGGCAATATCAAGGAATTCAGACAATTGTTGTCTGTCGAAACCTCGGCTGAAGTGGCGACAATCAATCCCTTCGAAGGGTTTTATATAGACGAGAATCGGTTTGATGTGGAATTTCTAAAACGGATTGCTCCCCAGGCATCGATTAGCATGGGGCTGGCAACGAGAAAAGTTGATGATAAATGA
- a CDS encoding PilN domain-containing protein, translating to MFVLSLVMVLIVAGWFSYYLSGKIKALDKQIKSTQEQVNKYNKINQEIADIKKKLELLNKKIDVIKTLDITRKAPVELLDDMSRLVVEKRMWYTELTEKGGQVNVSGVALDNPTIAEFMTRLEKSNKYQDITLVSINKNDSIKGLALKTFKIKFKKSPPKTQSKQVSKK from the coding sequence GTGTTTGTGTTGTCACTTGTCATGGTGCTGATCGTTGCCGGTTGGTTCAGCTATTATTTGTCCGGCAAGATAAAAGCGTTGGACAAACAGATCAAAAGCACCCAGGAGCAAGTCAACAAGTACAATAAAATCAACCAAGAGATCGCTGATATCAAAAAGAAACTGGAACTTTTAAACAAGAAAATCGATGTCATCAAAACACTGGACATCACCCGTAAAGCCCCTGTCGAACTGCTCGACGACATGTCCCGCTTGGTCGTCGAAAAACGAATGTGGTATACCGAATTAACCGAAAAAGGGGGGCAGGTAAACGTTTCGGGAGTCGCCCTGGACAATCCCACCATCGCCGAGTTCATGACGCGATTGGAAAAGTCCAACAAATATCAGGACATCACCCTGGTTTCCATTAATAAAAACGATTCCATCAAGGGCTTGGCCCTGAAGACATTCAAAATCAAGTTTAAGAAGTCGCCTCCAAAGACACAATCTAAACAGGTATCGAAGAAATGA